In a single window of the Bacteroidota bacterium genome:
- a CDS encoding NAD-dependent epimerase/dehydratase family protein: MNVFLTGATGYIGNRLALSLADMGYRVHALYRSEEKAKSLKNHSNIVLFKGDILDAKSLELAMLGCRQVFHVAACAKAWEKDPSTFYRLNVEGTLNVLNVAQKLNIEKIVFTSTAGIFGPSEDGSFTDETSGISGFFTDYEKSKKTAEDIIRQRAGEGQHIVIVNPTRVYGPGLLSESNGVTRMVKLYLEGKWHFIPGNGKSIGNYAFVDDVVQGHILAM, encoded by the coding sequence ATGAATGTGTTTCTTACCGGGGCAACCGGCTATATAGGCAACCGTCTTGCTTTATCTCTTGCAGATATGGGGTATAGGGTTCATGCCCTGTACCGTTCTGAAGAAAAGGCAAAATCTTTGAAAAACCATTCGAATATTGTTTTATTTAAAGGTGATATACTGGATGCCAAAAGCCTTGAGCTTGCCATGCTGGGTTGCCGGCAAGTATTTCATGTGGCGGCCTGTGCCAAAGCCTGGGAAAAGGATCCCTCCACATTTTATAGATTGAATGTGGAGGGTACGCTGAATGTATTAAATGTCGCCCAAAAGCTGAACATTGAAAAGATTGTTTTCACTTCAACTGCTGGAATTTTCGGCCCTTCAGAAGATGGCTCATTTACAGATGAAACTTCCGGCATTTCAGGTTTTTTTACTGATTATGAAAAATCAAAAAAAACGGCTGAAGATATTATTCGCCAGAGGGCGGGAGAGGGGCAGCACATAGTGATTGTGAACCCTACAAGGGTTTATGGCCCGGGATTGTTGAGCGAAAGCAACGGTGTGACCAGAATGGTTAAATTGTATCTTGAAGGAAAGTGGCATTTTATCCCCGGCAATGGCAAAAGTATTGGCAATTATGCGTTTGTTGATGATGTGGTGCAGGGACATATCCTTGCCATG